Proteins found in one Streptomyces sp. CB09001 genomic segment:
- the nadD gene encoding nicotinate-nucleotide adenylyltransferase, translated as MGEHDTPTGPAHAPARGTQNAVPARATGPVQGPVNGPSAGKRRLGVMGGTFDPIHHGHLVAASEVAAQFQLDEVVFVPTGQPWQKSHRAVSAAEDRYLMTVVATVENPQFSVSRIDIDRGGPTYTVDTLRDLRALNPDADLFFITGADALAQILTWRDSEELFSLAHFIGVTRPGHTLTDAGLPKGGVSLVEVPALAISSTDCRARVAKGDPVWYLVPDGVVRYIDKRHLYRGE; from the coding sequence ATGGGAGAGCACGACACGCCTACCGGCCCGGCGCACGCGCCGGCGCGCGGCACGCAGAACGCGGTGCCCGCCCGCGCCACCGGCCCGGTCCAGGGCCCGGTCAACGGTCCGTCGGCGGGCAAGCGACGCCTGGGCGTCATGGGCGGCACCTTCGACCCGATCCACCACGGCCACCTGGTGGCCGCCAGCGAGGTCGCCGCGCAGTTCCAGCTCGACGAGGTGGTGTTCGTGCCGACCGGGCAGCCGTGGCAGAAGAGCCACCGCGCGGTCTCCGCGGCCGAGGACCGGTACCTGATGACGGTCGTCGCGACCGTCGAGAACCCGCAGTTCTCCGTCAGCCGCATCGACATCGACCGCGGTGGCCCCACCTACACCGTCGACACCCTGCGCGACCTGCGCGCCCTCAACCCGGACGCGGACCTGTTCTTCATCACCGGGGCCGACGCCCTCGCCCAGATCCTCACCTGGCGCGACAGCGAGGAGCTGTTCTCCCTCGCCCACTTCATCGGCGTCACCCGGCCCGGCCACACCCTCACGGACGCCGGACTCCCCAAGGGCGGTGTCTCGCTCGTCGAGGTCCCCGCCCTCGCCATCTCCTCCACGGACTGCCGTGCGAGAGTCGCCAAGGGCGATCCCGTCTGGTACCTGGTGCCCGACGGAGTCGTGCGCTACATCGACAAACGCCACCTGTACCGCGGCGAGTGA
- a CDS encoding M48 family metallopeptidase: protein MSDGHDNGHEHVPSRQRRRFSGISSRAYEHPADRSALVALRKLSGFDTVFKALSGLLPERSLRLLFLSDSVRVSDRQFAHLNVMLRDACYILDLEKVPPMYVNQDPTPNAMCIGLDEPIIVVTTGLVELLDEEEMRAVVGHEVGHALSGHAVYRTILLFLTSLAVRVAWIPLGNVAIMAIVTALREWFRKSELSADRAGLLVGQDLQASMRGLMKIAGGNHLHEMNVDAFLEQAEEYEAGGDLRDSVLKILNVLPRSHPFTTVRAAELKKWAASRDYQRIMDGHYPRRDEDKDTSVRDSFRESASHYATHVRSSKDPLMKLVNDIAGGAGDLGDRMRRGFGGFTGSQPRPPKDDGGPAQGPGGSERPEGPERPEGSGGDGPESPRDGSPRDGA, encoded by the coding sequence ATGTCCGACGGCCACGACAACGGGCACGAGCACGTGCCGAGCAGGCAGCGCAGGCGTTTCTCCGGAATCTCCTCGCGTGCGTACGAGCATCCGGCCGACCGCAGTGCCCTGGTGGCGCTGCGCAAGCTGAGCGGCTTCGACACGGTCTTCAAGGCGCTGAGCGGTCTGCTGCCCGAGCGGAGCCTGCGGCTGCTGTTCCTGTCCGACTCGGTGCGCGTCTCGGACCGGCAGTTCGCCCATCTGAACGTCATGCTGCGCGACGCCTGCTACATCCTGGACCTGGAGAAGGTCCCGCCGATGTACGTCAACCAGGATCCGACTCCGAACGCGATGTGCATCGGCCTGGACGAGCCGATCATCGTCGTCACCACGGGGCTGGTCGAGCTGCTCGACGAGGAGGAGATGCGGGCGGTCGTCGGGCACGAGGTGGGGCACGCCCTGTCCGGGCACGCGGTCTACCGGACCATCCTGCTCTTCCTGACCTCGCTGGCCGTCCGGGTCGCCTGGATCCCGCTGGGCAACGTGGCGATCATGGCGATCGTGACGGCGCTGCGCGAGTGGTTCCGCAAGTCGGAGCTGTCCGCCGACCGCGCGGGACTGCTGGTCGGCCAGGACCTCCAGGCCTCCATGCGGGGCCTGATGAAGATCGCGGGCGGCAACCACCTGCACGAGATGAACGTGGACGCGTTCCTGGAGCAGGCCGAGGAGTACGAGGCGGGCGGCGACCTGCGCGACTCGGTGCTGAAGATCCTGAACGTGCTGCCCCGCTCGCACCCGTTCACCACGGTGCGGGCCGCCGAGCTGAAGAAGTGGGCGGCCTCCCGGGACTACCAGCGGATCATGGACGGCCACTACCCGCGCCGCGACGAGGACAAGGACACCTCGGTGCGGGACTCCTTCCGGGAGTCGGCGTCCCACTACGCCACGCATGTGCGCAGCTCGAAGGACCCGCTGATGAAGCTGGTCAACGACATCGCGGGCGGCGCCGGTGACCTCGGTGACCGGATGCGGCGGGGCTTCGGCGGCTTCACGGGCTCCCAGCCGCGGCCGCCCAAGGACGACGGCGGGCCGGCGCAGGGGCCGGGAGGGTCCGAGCGGCCCGAGGGACCCGAGCGGCCCGAGGGGTCCGGCGGCGACGGTCCGGAGTCTCCCCGGGACGGCTCGCCGCGCGACGGCGCCTGA
- a CDS encoding glutamate-5-semialdehyde dehydrogenase, with product MTTLSPYDSMSPVTRAAYRAKSAAADLAPLPRAAKDDALLAVADALEVRTSEIVEANAQDVAKARAAGTSEAIVDRLTLTPERVRAIASDVRDVVALPDPVGEVVRGSTLPNGIDLRQVRVPLGVVGIIYEGRPNVTVDAAALCLKSGNAVLLRGSSSAYQSNTALVRVVRDAVGGAGLPADAVQLVPGESRESVRELMRARGLVDVLIPRGGASLINTVVQESTVPVIETGTGNCHVYVDAHADLDMAVDILINSKAQRVSVCNAAETLLVHQDIAAEFLPRALAALAEAGVTVHADERVMAHAKDSGVNVVEATPEDWETEYLSYDIAAAVVDSLDRAVEHIRLWTSGHTEAIVTTSQQAARRFTQLVDSTTVAVNTSTRFTDGGQFGFGAEIGISTQKLHARGPMGLPELTSTKYIVTGDGHVRR from the coding sequence ATGACCACGCTCTCGCCGTACGACTCGATGTCACCCGTCACCCGGGCCGCCTACCGGGCCAAGTCCGCCGCGGCCGACCTCGCGCCGCTGCCGCGGGCCGCCAAGGACGACGCGCTGCTCGCCGTCGCGGACGCGCTGGAGGTCCGTACGAGCGAGATCGTCGAGGCCAACGCCCAGGACGTGGCCAAGGCCCGCGCCGCCGGGACCAGCGAGGCCATCGTCGACCGGCTCACCCTGACCCCGGAGCGGGTCCGCGCCATCGCCTCCGACGTGCGCGACGTGGTCGCGCTGCCCGACCCGGTCGGCGAGGTGGTGCGCGGCTCCACCCTCCCCAACGGCATCGACCTGCGCCAGGTCCGGGTGCCGCTCGGTGTGGTCGGCATCATCTACGAGGGCCGGCCGAACGTGACGGTCGACGCCGCCGCCCTGTGCCTGAAGTCCGGCAACGCGGTGCTGCTGCGCGGCTCCTCCTCCGCCTACCAGTCGAACACCGCCCTGGTCAGGGTGGTCCGCGACGCCGTGGGCGGCGCCGGGCTGCCCGCCGACGCCGTGCAGCTGGTGCCCGGCGAGAGCCGCGAGAGCGTGCGCGAACTGATGCGGGCCCGCGGCCTGGTCGACGTGCTCATCCCGCGCGGCGGCGCCTCGCTGATCAACACGGTCGTCCAGGAGTCCACCGTCCCCGTCATCGAGACCGGCACCGGCAACTGCCACGTCTACGTCGACGCCCACGCCGACCTGGACATGGCCGTCGACATCCTGATCAACTCCAAGGCCCAGCGGGTCAGCGTCTGCAACGCCGCCGAGACCCTCCTGGTCCACCAGGACATCGCCGCCGAGTTCCTGCCCCGCGCGCTGGCCGCGCTCGCCGAGGCCGGGGTCACCGTGCACGCCGACGAGCGGGTGATGGCCCACGCCAAGGACTCCGGCGTGAACGTCGTCGAGGCCACCCCCGAGGACTGGGAGACCGAATACCTGTCGTACGACATCGCGGCCGCCGTCGTCGACTCCCTGGACCGGGCCGTCGAGCACATCCGGCTGTGGACCTCCGGCCACACCGAGGCCATCGTGACCACCTCGCAGCAGGCCGCCCGGCGCTTCACCCAGCTGGTCGACTCCACCACCGTCGCGGTGAACACCTCCACCCGCTTCACCGACGGGGGCCAGTTCGGCTTCGGCGCCGAGATCGGCATCTCCACGCAGAAGCTGCACGCCCGGGGCCCCATGGGGCTGCCGGAGCTGACCAGCACGAAGTACATCGTCACCGGCGACGGGCACGTGCGGCGCTGA
- the proB gene encoding glutamate 5-kinase — protein MGEARRIVVKVGSSSLTTAAGGLDADRVDALVDVLAKARGADKEVVLVSSGAIAAGLAPLGLRRRPRDLARQQAAASVGQGLLVARYTASFARYGVRVGQVLLTSDDMSRRAHHRNASRTLDKLLAMGAFPIVNENDTVATDEIRFGDNDRLAALVAHLVRADLLVLLSDVDGVYDGDPSRPGTSRLAEVRDMADLAGVDIGSAGKAGVGTGGMVTKVEAARIAAAAGIPVVLTSAVHAADALAGGDTGTYFHATGRRSADRLLWLQHASAPQGALVLDDGAVRAVVEGRKSLLPAGIAGVEGDFAAGDPVELRDGTGRAVARGLVNFDAKEMPRLVGRSTRELARELGPAYEREVVHRDDLVILHP, from the coding sequence GTGGGCGAGGCCCGCAGGATCGTCGTCAAGGTCGGTTCCTCCTCGCTGACCACCGCCGCGGGCGGCCTGGACGCCGACCGGGTCGACGCGCTCGTCGACGTGCTCGCCAAGGCGCGGGGCGCGGACAAGGAGGTCGTCCTCGTCTCCTCCGGCGCCATCGCCGCCGGCCTCGCCCCCCTCGGCCTGCGCCGCCGCCCCCGGGACCTGGCCCGCCAGCAGGCCGCCGCCAGCGTCGGCCAGGGGCTGCTGGTCGCCCGCTACACCGCCTCCTTCGCCCGCTACGGAGTCCGCGTCGGCCAGGTGCTGCTGACCAGCGACGACATGAGCCGCCGCGCCCACCACCGCAACGCCTCGCGCACCCTGGACAAGCTGCTCGCGATGGGCGCCTTCCCGATCGTCAACGAGAACGACACCGTCGCCACCGACGAGATCCGCTTCGGCGACAACGACCGCCTCGCCGCCCTCGTCGCCCACCTGGTCCGCGCCGACCTCCTGGTACTGCTGTCCGACGTGGACGGCGTCTACGACGGCGACCCGAGCAGGCCCGGCACCTCCCGGCTGGCCGAGGTGCGGGACATGGCCGACCTCGCGGGCGTCGACATCGGCAGCGCGGGCAAGGCCGGGGTCGGCACCGGCGGCATGGTCACCAAGGTCGAGGCGGCCCGCATCGCCGCCGCCGCCGGCATCCCCGTGGTGCTGACCAGCGCCGTCCACGCGGCCGACGCCCTGGCCGGCGGCGACACGGGCACGTACTTCCACGCCACCGGCAGGCGCTCCGCCGACCGGCTGCTGTGGCTCCAGCACGCCTCCGCCCCGCAGGGGGCGCTCGTCCTCGACGACGGGGCGGTGCGCGCGGTCGTCGAGGGCCGCAAGTCGCTGCTGCCGGCCGGGATCGCGGGCGTCGAGGGCGACTTCGCCGCGGGCGACCCGGTGGAGCTGCGGGACGGCACGGGGCGGGCGGTGGCCCGGGGGCTGGTCAACTTCGACGCCAAGGAGATGCCCCGGCTGGTCGGCCGCTCCACCCGGGAACTGGCGCGCGAACTCGGACCCGCGTACGAACGTGAGGTCGTACACAGGGACGATCTGGTGATCCTGCACCCGTAA
- a CDS encoding bifunctional glycosyltransferase family 2 protein/CDP-glycerol:glycerophosphate glycerophosphotransferase: MPRFSLIVPVHKVQGYLPECLDSVLGQDYVDFELIAVDDCSPDGSGAILDEYARHDARIHVMHLTENVGLGRARNAGLEKAQGDYVLFLDSDDTLTEGALTAIADRLDATDDPELIVYDYARTYWNGRVSRNQRADLLRNTGPDVFSLTDRPQLLDLLQIVWNKAYRRDFIARTGLTFPPGYYEDAPWTFGSLVTAERIALLDRVCVYYRQRREGGNILKTVSRKHFDIFDQYQRVFDYIDAHEELAEWRGPLFRKMVDHYLTVLESPGRLPRDARAEFFHRASADYRARVPKGFTRPGGGRGHKYTMLERDAYTTLMSALAAVKARRRVKKGIRAALNRSKRGAMGAFYQSQLRLPLDDNLALFSAYWSRGVSCNPAAIDAELARLAPGVRRVWAVHADHAHRVPKGVRVVRVGSREYWTALARAKYLVNNVNFADSVVKREGQIHVQTHHGTPLKTMGLDQQKYPASTDMDFEKLLERCDRWDYSISANRFSTVVWERVYPCSYATLETGYPRNDVLVNATAEDVRAARAALGLADGTKAFLYLPTHREYQPGFTPALDPARFARELGPDVTLLVRGHYFYGDSPHTEAPHRTGRIVDVSGHSRVEDLYLAADALITDYSSAMFDYAVLDRPIISYVPDWDVYSVVRGTYFDLLQEPPGAVATTQAELLGLLTSGTYDTPETAKRRDGFRRRFCEFDDGHAAERVVRRVFLGEESLLPVVPFDDRSHAPTPAQALEPVERA, encoded by the coding sequence ATGCCCAGGTTCTCCCTCATCGTCCCGGTGCACAAGGTGCAGGGCTACCTGCCCGAATGCCTCGATTCGGTGCTCGGCCAGGACTACGTGGACTTCGAGCTCATCGCAGTGGACGACTGCTCGCCGGACGGTTCGGGGGCCATCCTCGACGAGTACGCGAGGCACGACGCGCGCATCCACGTGATGCACCTCACCGAGAACGTGGGGCTGGGGCGCGCGCGCAACGCCGGGCTGGAAAAGGCGCAGGGCGACTACGTCCTGTTCCTGGACAGTGACGACACCCTGACGGAGGGTGCGCTCACCGCGATAGCGGACCGTCTCGACGCCACCGACGATCCCGAGCTGATCGTCTACGACTACGCCCGTACGTACTGGAACGGCAGGGTCAGCCGCAATCAGCGGGCGGACCTGCTCCGCAACACCGGCCCGGACGTGTTCTCCCTCACCGACCGTCCGCAGCTGCTCGACCTGCTCCAGATCGTCTGGAACAAGGCGTACCGGCGCGACTTCATCGCCCGCACCGGGCTCACCTTCCCGCCCGGCTACTACGAGGACGCGCCCTGGACGTTCGGCTCCCTGGTCACCGCCGAGCGGATCGCCCTGCTGGACCGGGTCTGCGTGTACTACCGGCAGCGGCGTGAGGGCGGCAACATCCTCAAGACCGTCAGCCGCAAGCACTTCGACATCTTCGACCAGTACCAGCGGGTCTTCGACTACATCGACGCGCACGAGGAACTCGCCGAGTGGCGCGGCCCGTTGTTCCGCAAGATGGTCGACCACTACCTGACCGTCCTGGAGAGTCCGGGCCGGCTGCCGCGGGACGCGCGGGCCGAGTTCTTCCACCGCGCCTCCGCCGACTACCGCGCCCGCGTGCCGAAGGGCTTCACCCGGCCGGGCGGCGGTCGCGGCCACAAGTACACGATGCTGGAGCGCGACGCCTACACCACCCTGATGAGCGCACTCGCCGCGGTGAAGGCGCGCCGGCGGGTCAAGAAGGGCATCCGCGCCGCGCTCAACCGGTCCAAGCGCGGCGCGATGGGCGCCTTCTACCAGTCGCAGCTCAGGCTGCCCCTCGACGACAACCTGGCGCTGTTCTCCGCCTATTGGAGCCGCGGCGTCTCCTGCAACCCGGCCGCCATCGACGCCGAACTGGCCCGGCTGGCCCCGGGCGTGCGGCGCGTCTGGGCGGTCCACGCGGACCACGCGCACCGGGTGCCGAAGGGGGTGCGGGTCGTCCGCGTGGGATCACGCGAGTACTGGACGGCCCTGGCCCGCGCCAAGTACCTCGTGAACAACGTGAACTTCGCCGACTCCGTGGTCAAGCGCGAGGGCCAGATCCACGTCCAGACCCACCACGGCACCCCGCTGAAGACCATGGGCCTGGACCAGCAGAAGTACCCGGCCTCCACCGACATGGACTTCGAGAAGCTCCTGGAGCGGTGCGACCGCTGGGACTACAGCATCAGCGCCAACCGGTTCTCGACCGTCGTATGGGAGCGGGTCTACCCCTGCTCGTACGCCACGCTGGAGACCGGCTACCCGCGCAACGACGTCCTCGTCAACGCCACCGCCGAGGACGTGCGCGCGGCCCGCGCCGCGCTCGGGCTGGCCGACGGCACCAAGGCGTTCCTCTACCTGCCGACCCACCGCGAGTACCAGCCGGGCTTCACCCCCGCCCTGGACCCGGCCCGGTTCGCCCGCGAACTCGGTCCGGACGTGACGCTGCTGGTGCGCGGCCACTACTTCTACGGCGACTCCCCGCACACCGAGGCGCCGCACCGAACCGGCCGCATCGTGGACGTGTCCGGGCACTCCCGGGTGGAGGACCTGTACCTCGCGGCCGACGCACTGATCACGGACTACTCCTCGGCGATGTTCGACTACGCGGTACTGGACCGCCCGATCATCAGCTACGTCCCCGACTGGGACGTCTACTCCGTGGTGCGCGGCACCTACTTCGACCTGCTCCAGGAACCGCCCGGCGCGGTGGCCACCACCCAGGCGGAACTGCTGGGGCTGCTCACCTCCGGCACCTACGACACCCCGGAGACGGCCAAGCGCCGGGACGGCTTCCGCAGGCGCTTCTGCGAATTCGACGACGGACACGCGGCCGAACGGGTCGTACGACGTGTCTTCCTGGGCGAGGAGAGCCTGCTGCCCGTCGTCCCGTTCGACGACCGTTCCCACGCCCCGACCCCTGCCCAGGCGCTCGAACCGGTCGAGCGGGCCTGA
- a CDS encoding bifunctional glycosyltransferase/CDP-glycerol:glycerophosphate glycerophosphotransferase yields the protein MAPRLSVIVPIYNVERYLPACLDSLAAQTFRDLEVLMVDDGSPDDSASIAADYEARDPRFKLIRKENAGLGAARNTGMTRLAPESEYVAFVDSDDMIPPNAYRLMVDSLDESGSDFVTGNVQHINSTKIWQSPMHRILAGGAVRRTHISRNKKLLTDRIACNKVFRRSFWEKHDLSFPEGVLYEDVPVILPAQFLAEAVDIISEPTYYWRLREGEAAPSITQRRTEPKAVRDRAAAVESVSRFFASRPGESGAELKHAYDHTALTGDLRIFLNVLPDGDEEFRAEFLRVINKYLDQVDPRVVMELPATARIKWLLVRKHALDDLVDLIKAERRGDAVEISGLVRKYVSYPTVGAIAAGLPKKARRIDPDLRLHAPLQDIRWDGGRLRLAGHAWVDQIDQAGRRSAAKVLVLKKDGSRRATVVPLRNTHVPEATSLSGRTHTNYDWSGWEADLDPLKLRRGSQWEEGTWRVGIGIATAGLLRKRAVQVKGPTRANHPPYQWLDDDFRLLPTPVNGALRLTVERVRALITGHRAAGADIEIDGEIRVPLDAGETVSLRVTNKKSGERLHYPVTLDAADGGHTPFTVRVPMRDVALLPEHQDVVKEENAAGGADPAAASRRNWSTQLVAVAPDGGERRFSTVVREGLADGEMRLPASLAENADRNEIALVSGHNGYLKFSGRPLQAKITSVRWTGDRYVVEGVSAADIDGADFVVKARDRFDEKTVALRTSPDGSFGAEFTPASMSGPDGTLPLKSGRWNFFLRTPDGSDIPFLVDRLAVDDFPVLGAAKDREYEFESRWYNFPQLHCPSDLSVLERGAYRQERLRKDVYEAGRTQPLRDAVLFISYNGKQYSDSPRAMHEELLRRGADLEYLWLVRDGQVDLPDTARKVRFWSTEWYEALARCRYIVTNAHLPHWMERRPGQVIVQTWHGTMLKKIGLDIEAPKFDPQYHERLIQEARNWTMLVSSNRFSTPILKRAMGFDGKIIETGYPRNDYLYAPDLAERAREIKERLGVPSDKRVILYAPTWRDDLSHRRGQFKFDLRIDVEDARARLGDDHVLLIRRHSNVVDSIPGAGNGFVHDVSEYPDIADLYLAADVLVTDYSSVMFDYAHLKRPMLFFTYDLEHYRDKLRGFYFDFENDAPGPLIRTSEELVSALGDLDKVSAEYADRYRRFQELFCDLDDGRAAARVVDLMLEQAREV from the coding sequence ATGGCCCCTCGGCTCAGTGTCATCGTCCCGATCTACAACGTGGAGCGCTATCTCCCCGCCTGCCTCGACTCCTTGGCCGCGCAGACCTTCCGCGACCTCGAAGTGCTCATGGTGGACGACGGTTCGCCGGACGACTCGGCCTCGATAGCCGCCGACTACGAGGCCCGCGATCCACGCTTCAAGCTGATCCGCAAGGAGAACGCCGGTCTGGGCGCGGCGCGGAACACGGGGATGACACGGCTGGCACCCGAGTCCGAGTACGTCGCCTTCGTGGACAGCGACGACATGATCCCGCCGAACGCCTACCGGCTGATGGTGGACAGCCTCGACGAGAGCGGCTCGGATTTCGTCACGGGCAACGTCCAGCACATCAACAGCACCAAGATCTGGCAGTCCCCCATGCACCGCATCCTCGCCGGCGGTGCGGTCAGGCGGACGCACATATCGCGGAACAAGAAGCTGCTGACCGACCGAATAGCCTGCAACAAGGTGTTCCGCCGCTCGTTCTGGGAGAAGCACGACCTCTCCTTCCCGGAGGGCGTGCTGTACGAGGACGTCCCGGTGATCCTCCCGGCGCAGTTCCTCGCCGAGGCCGTGGACATCATCAGCGAGCCCACGTACTACTGGCGCCTGCGCGAGGGCGAGGCCGCCCCCTCCATCACCCAGCGCCGGACCGAGCCGAAGGCCGTGCGGGACCGTGCGGCGGCGGTGGAGTCCGTCAGCCGGTTCTTCGCCTCCCGGCCCGGCGAGTCGGGCGCCGAGCTGAAGCACGCGTACGACCACACCGCCCTCACCGGTGACCTGCGGATCTTCCTGAACGTTCTGCCGGACGGTGACGAGGAGTTCCGCGCCGAGTTCCTGCGGGTGATCAACAAGTACCTGGACCAGGTCGACCCGCGGGTGGTCATGGAGCTGCCCGCGACGGCCCGCATCAAGTGGCTGCTGGTGCGCAAGCACGCGCTGGACGACCTCGTGGACCTGATCAAGGCGGAACGGCGCGGTGACGCCGTGGAGATCAGCGGGCTCGTCCGCAAGTACGTCAGTTACCCCACGGTGGGGGCGATCGCCGCCGGCCTGCCGAAGAAGGCGCGCCGGATCGACCCCGACCTGAGGCTCCACGCCCCGCTGCAGGACATCCGCTGGGACGGCGGCAGACTGCGGCTGGCCGGGCACGCGTGGGTCGACCAGATCGACCAGGCGGGCAGGCGCAGCGCCGCCAAGGTCCTGGTGCTGAAGAAGGACGGCTCCCGGCGGGCCACGGTGGTGCCGCTGCGCAACACCCACGTGCCCGAGGCGACGTCGCTGTCCGGCCGCACGCACACCAACTACGACTGGTCGGGCTGGGAGGCGGACCTCGACCCGCTCAAGCTGCGCAGGGGTTCCCAGTGGGAAGAGGGGACCTGGCGGGTGGGCATCGGCATCGCCACCGCCGGTCTGCTGCGCAAGCGCGCGGTCCAGGTCAAGGGCCCGACGCGGGCCAACCACCCGCCCTACCAGTGGCTGGACGATGACTTCCGGCTGCTGCCGACCCCGGTCAACGGGGCGTTGCGGCTCACCGTCGAGCGGGTACGCGCGCTGATCACGGGCCACCGGGCGGCCGGCGCGGACATCGAGATCGACGGTGAGATCCGCGTGCCGCTGGACGCGGGAGAGACTGTCTCGCTGCGCGTCACCAACAAGAAGAGCGGCGAGCGGCTGCACTACCCGGTCACGCTGGACGCGGCCGACGGCGGGCACACCCCGTTCACGGTGCGGGTGCCGATGCGGGACGTCGCCCTGCTGCCGGAGCACCAGGACGTCGTGAAGGAGGAGAACGCCGCCGGTGGCGCGGACCCCGCGGCGGCCTCCCGGCGCAACTGGAGCACCCAGCTGGTGGCGGTGGCTCCCGACGGGGGCGAGCGTCGCTTCTCCACCGTGGTCCGTGAGGGGCTCGCGGACGGCGAGATGCGGCTGCCGGCCTCCCTCGCGGAGAACGCCGACCGCAACGAGATAGCCCTGGTCTCGGGACACAACGGCTATCTGAAATTCTCCGGCCGCCCGCTCCAGGCGAAGATCACGTCGGTGCGCTGGACCGGTGACCGCTATGTCGTCGAGGGCGTGAGTGCCGCCGACATCGACGGGGCGGACTTCGTGGTGAAGGCCCGGGACCGGTTCGACGAGAAGACCGTGGCCCTGCGGACCTCACCGGACGGTTCGTTCGGCGCCGAGTTCACCCCGGCGTCCATGTCCGGTCCGGACGGAACGCTGCCGCTCAAGAGCGGGCGCTGGAACTTCTTCCTGCGCACCCCCGACGGCAGCGACATACCCTTCCTCGTCGACCGGCTCGCCGTGGACGACTTCCCGGTGCTCGGCGCCGCGAAGGACCGGGAGTACGAGTTCGAGTCCCGTTGGTACAACTTCCCGCAGCTGCACTGCCCGTCGGACCTGTCCGTCCTGGAGCGCGGCGCCTACCGTCAGGAGCGGCTGCGCAAGGACGTGTACGAAGCGGGGCGGACCCAGCCGCTGCGGGACGCGGTGCTGTTCATCAGCTACAACGGCAAGCAGTACTCGGACTCCCCGCGCGCGATGCACGAGGAGCTGCTGCGCCGGGGGGCCGACCTGGAGTACCTGTGGCTGGTCCGGGACGGTCAGGTGGACCTGCCCGACACCGCGCGCAAGGTGCGGTTCTGGAGCACCGAGTGGTACGAGGCACTGGCCCGCTGCCGCTACATCGTCACCAACGCGCACCTGCCGCACTGGATGGAGCGCCGTCCGGGGCAGGTGATCGTGCAGACGTGGCACGGCACCATGCTGAAGAAGATCGGCCTGGACATCGAGGCGCCGAAGTTCGACCCCCAGTACCACGAGCGGCTGATCCAGGAGGCCCGCAACTGGACGATGCTGGTCTCCTCCAACCGCTTCAGCACGCCGATCCTCAAGCGTGCCATGGGATTCGACGGAAAGATCATCGAGACCGGGTACCCGCGCAACGACTACCTCTACGCGCCGGACCTCGCCGAGCGGGCCCGGGAGATCAAGGAGCGGCTCGGTGTGCCCTCCGACAAGCGGGTGATCCTCTACGCGCCGACCTGGCGGGACGACCTCTCGCACCGGCGGGGGCAGTTCAAGTTCGATCTGCGCATCGACGTCGAGGACGCCCGCGCGCGGCTGGGTGACGACCACGTGCTGCTGATCCGCCGGCACTCCAACGTCGTGGACAGCATTCCCGGCGCGGGCAACGGCTTCGTGCACGACGTCTCGGAGTATCCCGACATCGCGGACCTGTATCTCGCCGCCGACGTGCTGGTGACGGACTACTCCTCGGTGATGTTCGACTACGCGCACCTGAAGCGGCCCATGCTGTTCTTCACGTACGACCTGGAGCACTACCGGGACAAGCTGCGCGGCTTCTACTTCGACTTCGAGAACGACGCGCCGGGTCCGCTGATCCGCACCTCGGAGGAGCTGGTGAGCGCGCTGGGCGACCTGGACAAGGTGTCGGCCGAGTACGCGGACCGCTACCGGCGCTTCCAGGAGCTGTTCTGCGACCTCGACGACGGCCGGGCCGCGGCGCGCGTCGTCGATCTGATGCTGGAGCAGGCGCGGGAGGTCTGA